From the genome of Phlebotomus papatasi isolate M1 chromosome 2, Ppap_2.1, whole genome shotgun sequence:
taatattaggtgagattcttaacaatctcacctactataatcctaacaaaatttcatgtcctccgatcgcgctcaaacttggccaaaatgtgtttcgccacttcctgatcacgaatatatatgtggctattttacgttcccggccggccggccggccgtccggccgctctttggagcttaatagctcctacactaaaaaagatatcgacttgcggttttcggcaaaggttatatatcgcatgaaaattgcaacttggtgcattgaccccccaccccccacccctccttccgccattttgaagacccccctttttttgttttctcaatagctccgcccctatggcatcgatcgggctcaaattttagtatgttatagctgggccttagagctttccatcaataccaaacttaagatcccccgacccccctgacccgagctataagggtccaaaaaaaaattcttaaaatggccataactccggttctaattgtcagaatttaaaaaatgagggctttttggaaagctctcgtaaaatgccacttctccttctaacatcgcaagttcataaaaccaccgctaggggcgctattattaaaaagaaaatttttaaatcttaaaagttaaataactcaaaaattccttatgcaatcgggctgaaattttagtatgttgtagccgttgattatacctatcaaacaaaaaaaaccttaagtcgatccataacccctgacccgaactataaggggtcaaatttcgaacattgaccggcctctatctccggttctaattaacatagcgacataaattttacctttttggtttcgtctcgatgagcactttcagatggaagttcaaaaagtcaccacaggtggcgctgcgatagcgtcaaaattcatcgaaattcaaaatcatttttctcaaaaacggcattgtgcaagttaatcaaattttagtatgttgtagtccagtctaggacgtttccaaaatggtgcgtatgtgcgctgtggtttcaatagaaccggaaatatgaggggtcaaagttcacgaaattcaaaaaatcatatctccggttctatgtgaccgattttgatgaatgagggcttaaacgaaagatctcaccaaattctacagctttctagaatatttgaacttcgtgggaccaacaccaggggcgccacagtcgaaaaaccaatttcaatatcacataacctcaattatctcgactgtcgctgaaccgattttgatgattactttgacataattgtagaggacatttgtctctacatttcgtccatacatcattttccgctcagactacgctatcactccgattttgccgtttaagtgtgaaaaaattgatttttcccataataacgctttgaaatcactcagatgccaatttgactgcctctactccaccaagacacttaaaatagggttttaaatggaaagtcccacaaaatacaacaattctttgatatagttgaagttcaacaaatgactacttggggcactctggatgaaaaaacgagttaagaaacaaaaaacctcgattatcttggcttctgagtaatcgatgagatcatgttctatgggaaaattatagagaacattctggtctacatttcacccatataacacttttctgtcagttcatccaaatccttgatattttggtttaaatgcaaaatttgtacaatttcacgaatttgattcaagataactgaatggcgtctcccaacttcagctctaaatcgaatttgcatgcactcccagttaactcacgttaagaatctcacctacataagccggttaggattatctgtcccttttctactaaaaaaatatttaaatattgataaaatattgaatttaaaataatttgtttttagtcattaattttttattggaaaatttggtCTAATTCTTTGTGTTAAAGACATTACTTTGAATTGAAAAGTTGTATTTAATACATAACCTTCAAAAACCTAAATAAGTAAAAAGCTTATGAGTTTCTTACGTATCGTTTTGAGACAGGCAAAAGTGCAgttaatttcaatattaaaactgaaatattgttagtgaaataaatttcgaaaGATTTATGAGAGTGTTCTAATCTTAAattattgacaaattttaacTACAGGTATATTTTCAGTggttagaattttatttattttagcctTAAGGAGGTTTCTGAGTCATTccttttgtaaaaattgaacTGACGTACAATTTACAAGGagatttttagttattttgtgAAACCTAGTAGCTAAAGAtgtaaattactaaaatattaaagtctttattgaggttatgttaaacctaaccttaaaaatcaacaagaaatattttgttgcaaattTTCTTTGGCGTTTTCAGTCCAGTTATATTATTTTCAGTAAATTAACTTGTCTGAAAGGcgtttctgaaatttttttgtcaatGATTTAATACTTGTTAAACTTTTTGGATTTCTCAATAAAATCGaacctgcaaaaaaaaatcagagaacAGATAAAATCGCATTCAAAACTTGAAACCTTTAAATTTTTGCTAGAATCTAAATTTTTGGAGGTTAAccctgaacataacctcaaattttcaaataatgtcTTAGCTGCGTAGGAGATTACACAGGGAGGTCCGAGATTATTCACTTCGGAATTATGCACTCACAGAAATATGCAAATTTGCTTATCATcgaaataatttgtaaaattattcttgtaatagctgagattcattacaacctcagcttttgtggtccaaGGTGAAATGTGACCTCTTCAGATCGCGCCCAAACTTTTTATAAACACGCTTTGagactcatagatcacgaattaTGTGCTAAATCGATTTTCATGGACGTCCTGTTCCgacccgtccgtccgtccgtcgtcACTTTTtaagagagaacggagagagatatcgacaagtgcTTTTCGACAAAGGTTAAAAGTCGTTGGGcggctagaagttgatgatgtcagatccacaaattttgttttctggaTAACTCGAGCCCTCTTGGCGTCAATCGCTTCTCAGGTAAAATTTAAGTCCCCCCGACTCCCCTGACCAAAGCTATAGGtcaatattttcctaaaatagccatatctccgattcttattgtcagaatttggaaaaaaaatgatattttgaaaAGCTCTCATGGAATGGTACAACGGGTACAACACAACCcttatgacaccccaatttcattcaatttaatCTAATGGCTCTggaacaccttttaaatcaggaaaatttcattaagtcgaaattcgaatttctTTCCCTCCCGAGGgctttgcatatgtctctcatttctctcgcactcttcttcttcttctttttaacatcacaagaaattcaatttatctcaatcgaatttggagtgcgaaagactgagatagacattatgcaaaaTGTTTCAGAAAGAGAGGGATAAGAATTttaattgatgaaattttcttgatttagaaggtgtgccggagctataAGGTCCGATTTATCTAAAgacaattttcgaaatttcgatgtcgaatatttcaaaaattaggcGATGctttctctttaaattttagtgtgTTTGCTTGTAGCTtatgtcaagacctttccaacagtaGGTCGCACTCTTCCCTCAAAGTTCCCTGACCTgtgctataattaaaaatatgttgaCCGGACaacattttcggtgtttatagcattggcacaccttttagatcaagaaaatttcatgaagtcgaatttcgtatccatttctttctcacgtattttgcatatgtctatctcattctctcgcactcttcttcttctcttaaacatcacaacaaattcaatttagctcaatcgaatttggagtgcagaagaatgagatagacatatgcaaaacacgtgagaaagaaaggttttcgaatttcgatttcatgaaattttcctgatctagaaGGTGTGCCGTGGCcattatgaagcgatttcgatggaaatttaaatatgttgtatctgagatcgacACCTTTCTAGAAGTGAGTCTAGACTCCACAACCCGACCCTTTCTATACCGAAATTGACCGAACTCTATCCGTAATGTttattgaccgattttgatgaattttctttttctgttCTTAGTCTTctgtactcaaactatttaaaatagaaaataaccagtgataagcccagataagcttatgatagctgagattctttacaggtgacctcatAATGCATGCAACtcgaaattcttgaaaattcgattgtgaattgagtCTTGAGAGGGGTAACGAATCGCGTCGacccaattttatccatttcgacggTCGAGAACATCTTGCTCGACGCgattttttttcccaaaattcaactcaaaatcgaattttcaagtatttcgagTTGCACGCTTTTCGAGggcacctgtaaagaatctcagctaccataagcttatctgggcttatcactggttttattttttctcgtaaaaattttcaaataaagagaagttacaaacaattttttagTCCAGAAATTGAATGAGGGATTTCTTTGCAGAAATCGCGGAGATCTCTCGGAAGATTGGGAAATCGTTTATGAGGATTGCCCTGAAAAATCTTCCTCGGACGCTAAGGGTCCATTTAGCATTTCCGGGGATGAATGGAATGCTCCTGATCCCAATGAGTATTCAAATTGCTGGGCTATGGATTGGCTGCAAGAATCTTTCCCGGATATCCGGGTGATTGGTCTGAATTATGATTCTACGCTGTCTGAATGGTATTCGAAATGCCATGGATGTGGGTGTCACATCCACAGGGGTACTATCCAGACGCGTGCCAGGGAGTTCCTGGAACAACTTGTTGAGGCCAAAGTTGGCGAAGGGGGTAGACCTGTAGTTTGGGTGGGTCATTCAATGGGTGGCCTCATAGTCAAGAGTATCATTACACAAGCACTGAAGCACAGTGATGAGAGAGTGAGGAGCATTGGGAGCAATACGAGGGGCATAATGTTCCTGGGAACTCCCCATCGAGGCACCCCAGTGGCTAAACTCAAGCAGCACACGCAGATGATCCTGTCGCCGACGGTTGAAGTCCGGGAAATGGAGGAGAATGCCAAGAGTCTGCTGGAACTTCATTCGGATTTCGTGGATAGGATTAAGGATTTCAAAACTGGAGTTGAGATTGTGAGCATTGCTGAGGGTCTTCCGACGATTCTCACAAGTTTCAAGCTTTCGTATCATGTTGTAACTGAGGATTCGGCAAAAATTGAACTTGGGGACTTCTATCGACTCTATGACGATCATTTGGGAATCTGTAAGCCCTCCTCTCGACATTCTTTCCTTTACCAACGTCTCCTGGGCATCATCAAACGTATCCATGCGGATCTGCACCAAGCTAAAATTAGCTGATTGTGAATTGTGGCTTTATTTCGAAAGACTGTGAAATTAGATTGGACCATGACGATAACTCGATTCCACGACAAACCCAACAATCCCATAAATTATTCAgttgcttaaaaaatttttaggaattaGGTTCTAAAAATCCTGCCAGGAGGCTTCGTTGGAAAATTGTTAGtgacttaaaaatatatatatttttatttatattgcaaaacattgtttttattcTTGAAAAGAAGAATGTGTCATGCATTATTATCGCAGCTTATCATCCAAAAAACCTCTTTACCTCAAGATAAAGGCATCGACAGAGAGAGAGGACATAAAGGCAAGTAAGTTTCGATAAATCTCAGTCACTTTTCAGGTCTTTCGTTAGAAGTATCTATTTTCCGGACTCTCCATGGAAGCAATTCCATGGAGAGATCCattagatttaaagaaaaagagttGCACATAAATCCTAGTCATtagcaataataaaaattaaaaatttaaaaaaaaagtaaaaaagtgTGAGGCTTTAGTGAAAATTATGTCCTTCCTTTATGCGAAGGGTTATACGGTGGATgattttaactctaaaagaaTTTCAAAGTTTTCACAAAGTGACAAAAACGACAAAAAGTTAATCTTCGAAGTGCTAAAAAGTAAGTTATTTACACCCCAACTGAGCATGAATCTTGTGTAACCTCGGTGCAGGCCTTTACAGATAAAAAGCTATTATACTTTTAGACCACGCCCATTCCAGAAATTATGGTTAACCGAAACAAAAATTTTCGTGTAATTAATCTTGGAAACAATCTGAACTCTGTATGAATCTGACATAATTATCCCGGACAATTCAATTCAGAGAGGCTCAAAAAGTCACGCCCACTAAAAATTAAGCCACATCCTAGGCCACATCCTTTCGAAATTAGCAATTGAACTAGTTATCATGGGCCTGTTATTCTTTTCTATGCCATGTGATTTCTTTTTACTGAAAATAATGATTACAGGATAAAtggaataaaagattttaagACACGgctaaaattttttattattatatttaggattttgagatattcGGAAACTGGTATAAAACtccagtctgaaacccgtataagccttgaaaattaaaaatctatatATTCTAATTATAGTTGATCatttattttagagattacAAAGATCTCATATTACCTAATTCTCTGCAATAAAAATTGTAGAATGAAAATATATAGAAtaagtgtatcaaatttcggccagcttacaatttcgccCACTTtctttgtttctcaaatttccatgaatttttagtttcttttctagagattatacaatgcaaaaaaaacagaaaatgccGCTTCGATgaacaagatgatgtgaaaaagactggaagaattccgaaagggccaGGAATTATGAGAATCAAAGTGGTCGAAATATTACGCAATGCTATgtcatatatttttattcattttaaaatgtattaagattgtttttgagaaaactaagacgataaactatctacaaggctCCAAACAGcactctttaaaaaaatgtaacaataaactctatttatattaaaaatattatatttcaaacttgaaactttggcgcttgcatccaactatgcagaaatttggtacacttaaaACACTTACCTTGCAGTTGATTTTAAAGAATGATAAATATAAACTAAAAGCACCTGAAAATTGTTATGAATTAGAACAGACTCTATTAAGACTGAAAATATCTTATAATGAGATGCTTTTCTacttaaaaattaccacaagaaccaattttttataattatattagtaGCTAGAGAAAAGTGATTTCTTTTTAGGCACCCAGAGTGCCAAAAAGACGAAAAAGTAAAATGTGTtcaaaaatttaaccaaaagaCTGTGTGACAAGCCTTCGACTTTTCAAGGGGCGTGGACTAAAAGTATTCACTCACCTGCAAAATATTGATTTCTCTTTTTGTTATTAGTTTGAAGATCTCTTTTTGTCAATTAACACTAAAACCAATATAGCTTTCTTATTTAGTTTTCTATTGTACATACTTGGTACATCACAATACTTCAATTTATCTTTTTCCCTTTTACTCAGGACCCTCAGGACCCATTAAAAGGGATACTcatataattcattttaaagagATATTTCGgtgaaattattaataaaaggtaattatttcaaattagtaattattttaaaccgtaataaataaaagtaatgatgatttaagtaaaattactcaaaaagaATGAAAACAAAATATCGAACGAAAATTTAAACGATTTCCTACATTTTCTGTAGAACTACAAAATGAGGATCCGTACTCTTTTGTTGTTATTCCTCATCCGAGTATTCTGTGCCAAAGGCCAGGCAGGGACTACCCAGGAAATCTCCTCTGAGGACAAATTAATTCTAAGAAAAATGTGCGACTCTACACTACAAATTGAATGTTTAACGGGCAACACAGGATATCCACAAAAGTCggaaattttctacaaaaggAACTTAAAGGACTGTCATGAGCGCCTTAGAGACAATACCTTCCTCTGGATTGATTACCAATATTTCAAGCAACTCGAGCATTTACCCTCGCATACACACATTTATGTGCGCAAAATTGCAGATTATACGTTGAATTTGGAAAACCAGAGAGAGTTAACGGAGCTGACTAAGAAGAAACTTGTCCTGTTGGAATTGGAACCAAAAGCCCTGAATCCCGTAAAAATTACACAAGGACGAGTTTGGCAAAGGCAAAGACTGCCACATAGGAGAATCTATCGTAAGTCTGAGTGGTCTGAGTCATTGTGCTTTGCGCTATAGATATATAAACGGAaatgattaggggaaagtactcccccttgaaacattcatgccttcgaataatgtgactttgctctacttttcttaagagatttacacatgattatcacatatttatcaataattgatgataagctaaccaatatttaatggaaatgtgtaaAGCTGGCTATaaattagacataatttattgaaatatttcttttcaatgtcaaatattgacaaagattgcctccacattacaaagatttattgacataaatgtttcaatattgaagaaaattgtacagtgtgtaggcaaatattgaaatatttgtttcaatatagaacattttattcaatattttattttattattttgaatggctacaaactaggccaaaaggccaaattatgtcaataaaaaatttcaaagtcacattgaaataaaatttcaaagaaattctaaatatcaaattgatttgatatttccttcaatatttcttaatggtcaggaatcttcgtccttcagaacatcacagaactgctgaattttccttgttcatgaatgaaaacacatccaagatcaaaatccaagtcaagacacatctctcctgcttcctccagaaaatcccagattcttggaatttggttatatattttgttcaatctcctcaagaacccaacttggtcggcactaatcacctgcttcctccagaaaatctcagaacttctgggattttcttgaatatcatgcccaaaacacttcagatacattctgtggtcagaggattcctggagcttcctccaggaaatcccagaccttctgggattttcttgttcattatgcccaaagcacttcagatactttctgttgtcagaggattcctggagcttcctccaggaaatcccaaatattctgggattttcttgttcattatgtccaaagcacttcatataagtataattttatgatacgaATTGGAATCCTACAGAGGGAACGAAGGCTTGTGGTTGTGGCCATCCAGTCCTTTTGCTCGCGATGGTAAACTCTCCTACGATATGATACGAAGCATGATCCTGAAAGTCTGTGAGAATTCAAGTTATTAATTCTATTTGGCTTTTGTTTtcaatctgaagtgtttttgacataatatacaagaataTCCCAGaatatctaggatttcttggacgaagctccaggaatcctctgaccacagaatgtatctgaagtgctttgggcataatgaacaagaaaatcccagaagatctaggatttcctgTGACCACAGTTTGTAtttgaagtgctttgggcataatgagcaagaaaatcccagaagatctgggatttcctggaggaagctggagaaatcttctaaccaatttggttatttttgggtgttcttgacaaaatacggaagaaaattccagaagatctgtgaatccctgactagactggtgtttttaatattgaagtttgaatattgaagtcaatttgttcagtgtgtaggcaattattgaaatattggtttcaatattcgcttcaatattgaagtttcttttcaatgtcactttgaaatgctattatttcaacAATTTGTCTAATGtagtgtagacagcttaagtctcttaggaaaactaaaagaaaattcacattattcgaaggcatgaacgttcgaagggagagtactttcccctactttaaaattttaatcagtATGACGATAAGAGTAAAATTcttagaaattaaatgcaaaatttataatctcttaaaattttatctcaaaactgaaaattttccaGCATACTACAAAAACGACATCGACGGCAAAATCACGATTAACGATCACAGAACAACTTGTCTGGATTTTGGAGGATACATCAGAGTCCAGGAGAGAGGCAAAACTGACATGAAAGAACTTAAGTCGTCGCTATGTTACAAAACACTTAAAGAGTTGACTGTTTCAAACGACATCATCAACAAAGCCAAAAAATCCAACGTGCTGTCTGGTAGGAGGGAAATTGTTATCTCAGAAGCTGTGGTTGTTATTATGGTGCAGAAGAGCGACGGCGTTGCTTTCCCAATCACACTCAAAGCGCTCGTAagttaattatattatttttatttcttatttgatatttttatcctTGCTCACATAAATTCTTTCAGGTGAAGGAGGAAAAACTCGCGGTAGAATCATTGAAACCAAAACTGAAGAGATATTGAAACATCAAACCCGCGCCCTTTATTCTTTTTGTTGTGATATTTCCTGAACATTCAAtttgagatttatttaaaaattattttcaacatttattttaatttaatacttaCACTCCTTATACTacgtaatttttatttgtaataaatacTCTCGGAACTTCACAAACTTACGACTTTTATTCAGAGGATTCTGAGACATGGAAAAGaacttcaatttcaattttggaGAAACTGTGAAGGTAAGTGAAGATAATAATACttttagtttaaaattaattaaataataaatgaatatagATTTTTCTGATTTAATATGAAATAGTGATTGCAACAAGCACTAAACAAGTaatcaaaatacaattttaaaaatttaaagtgtgTAAGAAACAAGAACCTTTCAAATTATACATAGGTATTTACGCATATCATTTAATGAATAATCTGCtcttaaaatctaaaaaaaatttttgacatagaAAAATCAAGGAATTATTTAAAGCCTCTTTTTCTAacagtgctatcacactaggttATCACTATGTTATGACTAGGTTATCACATTaggatattttaaatttgtaaattcaatttaattttcagatgaattgttcctatgcgttattttgcattgaaaatcatttaaattaatagattttcgcttatttattaatataaactaatacttggcccataaatgtggttgcatcatattgagaaaccctcgtcaattgtcagAGAAACGCTTGCGAAACCCGAGACTCACTTTTtgtatcgcgaaacccaagaaacccaaaaattgcatcgcaaaacccgacAAACCCAATtcttgcatcgcgaaacccgagaaacccaaataTTGCATCGCGAAGCCaaaaacccttgtcagaaaaaatggaaatgagttaccccttgggttgcacaaattaatttcaactcagcaaattaaaatgttaaaattgctcaacaatTCCAATTTTAGGCGATAGAGGCACCCTCATTTTCGTTatttctttctgcaaatgaggtccaactatgtgaagtagttcctcaaattcttcagtagccatacgaagaaatttgttgtgtccaaaaaaatcaccagttgcgatatcatcatacattttttcaatgaatccgtGGGCAGATCTCTCTTGGATCCATTTTCTGGCACACAATCTCTTCATTTTACCTtaagacacatttttattgaacatatatcctacataaagtaggaaaatttcttcttcatcactggactcactcatttttctaataatgtaacaaaatcacaaatgacaaaataaaacaacttaTAGCAATTTGCATGGCTT
Proteins encoded in this window:
- the LOC129802649 gene encoding uncharacterized protein LOC129802649, which codes for MRIRTLLLLFLIRVFCAKGQAGTTQEISSEDKLILRKMCDSTLQIECLTGNTGYPQKSEIFYKRNLKDCHERLRDNTFLWIDYQYFKQLEHLPSHTHIYVRKIADYTLNLENQRELTELTKKKLVLLELEPKALNPVKITQGRVWQRQRLPHRRIYPYYKNDIDGKITINDHRTTCLDFGGYIRVQERGKTDMKELKSSLCYKTLKELTVSNDIINKAKKSNVLSGRREIVISEAVVVIMVQKSDGVAFPITLKALVKEEKLAVESLKPKLKRY